The nucleotide sequence CGCGCGGCTCAGAATCGATCGCGTGCCGGGCGTGGCGTGCACATTCGCGAGTTGCGATGCATCGAGCCAGCAGAGGTCGTCGAGTCGGCCGCTGATGCCCGCGCGCGGATGCACGTCGTCCGGTATCGCGACACGAAAAACATGATGCAGATGATGTGCCGACACCTGCTGAAACAGAAACGCGACCGCGCTCGCTTCGACGCCTGCATCGTCGTATAGCGCCCGGATCGCCGCGACGATCGGCATTTCGTCGAGTCCCACCGCCCCGCCCGGCAGCAGCCACGGACCGCTGCCGTCCCTGACCAGAAGCACCGCCTGCTGACGTACCAGCAGCACTGTTGCTCGTACTCTCATCCCCGTCTCCGTGTTGCACCCAGATCGTTGTTGGACTGATGGTGCTGTACGACAACCACGCTTGCCGCCGCTTTCGCTTTGTCGTGATCTCGAAGCGGATGGGTCGCGTGGAGTCGATCTTTTACGTTCCGCAGTGCGCCTCGCAATGCGTGCATTCCCGATGTGAGCGCGCACGAGACGTTCACTCGGCATGGCTCGTAAGGTTCTGTCGATTCGTTCTTGACGCGCGGGTTCCCGGCTTGGGGCACGTCATCGGAAAGTCGTGAAGCGAGAGATGCCTGAACGAGTCGCGTTACGTACCCGTTTATATGATGCCTGCGACACGGATGGAGGCAATAGAAACAATGCGGCCGCATGTTCGCATCCGAACATGCGGCCGGTAAGAATGACTGCCGACGGTATCGCTACGCAGTCCGCTTGCGCTTCAGGCGCCGAGCGCGGGATCGCTCATGCTGTCGCGCCCGGTCTCGACGTGGCCCGCGAGGCGGCGCAGGAACGCGCGATCGGTATCGACTTTCACTTCGACGTCGTACCAGCCGTGGGCGTCGCGCAGATCGAGATAGACCTGCGCGGTGTCGCCGCCGCGCACGCGCCGGGTGATCGTCTTCGATGGCGCGTAGGCGTTGGTCAGGCTGAACGTGCACGCCGCCGTG is from Caballeronia insecticola and encodes:
- a CDS encoding NUDIX domain-containing protein, whose amino-acid sequence is MRVRATVLLVRQQAVLLVRDGSGPWLLPGGAVGLDEMPIVAAIRALYDDAGVEASAVAFLFQQVSAHHLHHVFRVAIPDDVHPRAGISGRLDDLCWLDASQLANVHATPGTRSILSRALGVGHEAAKTAWQQDAAIGINKRWRGRMP